From Hermetia illucens chromosome 6, iHerIll2.2.curated.20191125, whole genome shotgun sequence, one genomic window encodes:
- the LOC119659001 gene encoding V-type proton ATPase subunit D 1-like, whose translation MATKERLPVFPSRASQLQMKARLANAQKGHSLLRKKSDALQLKYRQILKKYKELKDVSVGAMKKAMFSLAEAKFTGVDFGQLIFQEVDEAKVKVRLRQENIAGVSLCVLDLLTKSSDISLVGLGRGGQQISNVRLQFYTVLQIFVMMAQMQSAVKTLSVHIRQLNRRINSIQYVIMPCILRTLDYISTEMDEYEREEFYRLKKIQRSKRHSWLNRSRQSQVKTGARNEPVLGAAGEVSNVCSMGVGSGDAGTDSIFQDDDDDIIF comes from the coding sequence ATGGCCACCAAGGAGCGATTACCTGTTTTTCCATCAAGAGCTTCCCAACTGCAAATGAAAGCCCGCCTGGCTAATGCACAAAAAGGACATAGTTTATTACGAAAAAAATCAGACGCATTGCAATTAAAATAccgacaaattttgaaaaagtacaAAGAGCTCAAGGACGTTTCAGTTGGAGCCATGAAAAAGGCCATGTTCTCCCTTGCCGAAGCCAAGTTTACTGGAGTCGACTTCGGTCAGCTAATTTTCCAAGAAGTGGACGAAGCCAAAGTCAAGGTTAGACTTAGACAAGAAAACATAGCTGGAGTGAGCCTTTGTGTCCTGGACCTTCTCACGAAATCCTCGGATATATCTCTCGTGGGACTGGGACGAGGTGGACAGCAGATATCAAATGTTCGGTTGCAGTTCTACACCGTGTTGCAGATATTCGTGATGATGGCACAAATGCAAAGTGCAGTGAAGACACTTTCGGTTCACATAAGACAGCTGAACCGAAGGATCAATTCAATTCAGTACGTCATCATGCCCTGCATTTTGCGGACATTGGATTATATTTCGACGGAAATGGATGAATATGAACGTGAGGAATTTTATCGATTGAAAAAGATCCAGCGCAGTAAAAGGCATTCGTGGCTGAATCGTTCACGACAGTCTCAAGTGAAAACTGGCGCTCGAAATGAGCCAGTGCTAGGGGCGGCTGGGGAAGTGTCAAACGTTTGTTCGATGGGTGTCGGGAGCGGTGATGCAGGGACGGATAGCATTTTCCAGGATGACGACGATGATATTATATTTTGA